A stretch of the Thiocystis violascens DSM 198 genome encodes the following:
- a CDS encoding protein phosphatase 2C domain-containing protein, translated as MARSPISAFRLAFAWRTDQGRVRKRNEDAVLVDSAWGLVVVADGVGGARAGDVASRLATETIADRFRRQAMPRDDAEKALLFVEAAVAEANITIWRHAKGERDLAGMGTTVVVGSIGWDWLVLAHVGDSRIYRLREGYFEQLSRDHSFIQEVVDQGFFASREDAKRYGIGENILTRALGSSPVVEIASDVVELNAGDLFLFCTDGLTGMISDDWMRQILMSVKENSLDSAADALIRIANERGGNDNITLALIQVGERLPTE; from the coding sequence ATGGCACGTTCGCCGATCTCCGCCTTTCGCCTCGCCTTCGCCTGGCGTACCGACCAGGGGCGCGTGCGCAAACGAAACGAGGACGCGGTTCTGGTCGACTCCGCATGGGGTCTGGTTGTCGTCGCCGATGGGGTCGGCGGTGCCCGTGCCGGTGACGTGGCCAGTCGTCTGGCGACCGAGACCATCGCTGATCGCTTCCGCCGCCAGGCCATGCCGCGCGACGATGCGGAAAAGGCGCTTCTGTTCGTCGAGGCAGCGGTCGCTGAGGCCAATATCACGATCTGGAGGCACGCAAAGGGAGAGCGCGATCTGGCCGGAATGGGTACCACCGTGGTCGTCGGTTCCATTGGCTGGGATTGGCTGGTGCTTGCCCATGTCGGCGATTCGCGCATCTATCGGTTGCGCGAAGGGTACTTCGAGCAGCTCTCGCGCGACCATTCGTTTATCCAGGAGGTCGTCGACCAAGGGTTTTTCGCGTCGCGCGAGGATGCCAAGCGCTATGGCATCGGCGAAAATATCCTGACGCGCGCCCTGGGCTCCTCCCCCGTCGTGGAGATTGCCTCCGATGTCGTCGAACTGAACGCGGGCGACCTCTTTCTCTTCTGTACCGATGGCTTGACCGGCATGATTTCGGACGACTGGATGCGTCAAATCCTGATGTCCGTGAAGGAAAACTCGCTCGATTCGGCTGCCGACGCACTGATCCGCATCGCCAATGAACGCGGCGGTAACGACAACATCACCCTGGCACTGATCCAGGTGGGCGAACGGTTGCCGACGGAATAG
- a CDS encoding YajQ family cyclic di-GMP-binding protein: protein MPSFDVVSEIDLQEVRNAVDQANREIGTRFDFKGVDASFTLTDGKILMTGEQEFHLQQMMDILRQKLVKRKIDLACLDPAEPVSTLNAARQEVALKQGVDTDTAKRMVKAIKSGKLKVQAQIQGDQVRVTGKKRDDLQEAIAHLREEDWGLPVQFTNFRD, encoded by the coding sequence ATGCCATCATTCGATGTCGTTTCAGAAATCGATCTTCAGGAAGTCCGTAACGCCGTCGATCAGGCCAATCGCGAGATTGGAACCCGGTTCGATTTCAAGGGCGTCGACGCCAGTTTCACGCTGACGGACGGCAAGATTCTGATGACCGGAGAGCAGGAATTTCACCTTCAGCAGATGATGGATATCCTGCGTCAGAAGCTGGTCAAACGAAAAATCGATCTCGCCTGCCTGGATCCCGCGGAGCCGGTGTCCACCCTGAATGCCGCCCGTCAGGAGGTCGCGCTCAAGCAGGGGGTCGACACCGACACCGCCAAACGCATGGTGAAGGCCATCAAATCAGGCAAGCTCAAGGTTCAGGCGCAGATTCAGGGCGACCAGGTGCGTGTCACCGGGAAGAAACGCGACGATCTTCAGGAGGCCATTGCGCATCTGCGCGAGGAAGACTGGGGCTTGCCCGTACAGTTCACCAACTTCAGAGATTAG
- the mutS gene encoding DNA mismatch repair protein MutS: protein MKAPGSKPDSSVDPDDLAQHTPVMQHYLRLKADYPDLLLFYRMGDFYELFFEDAERAARLLDITLTKRGQSAGRPIPMAGVPYHTLEGYLAKLVRKGVSAAICEQIGDPAKSKGPVERRVTRVVTPGTLTDEALLEERRENLLAAIAEGKDGYGLAALELSSGRFSVLEVATREALASELERLKPAEILVAEDSSLPSDLRIEHGIARRPVWHLDPDSGERLLCQQFGTRDLTGFGCASLRLAVGAAGCLLQYVRDTQFAALPHLRGLITEQRDEALILDAATRRNLELTESLSGRAEHTLAGVLDRTATAMGSRLLRRWLHRPLRDRIAVRERHSAIRTLIAEGNLSDLHPTLAGIGDLERILARIALGTARPRDLAVLRDSLAIFPALHDLLAGIEDPLLARLDADIGEHPDTRDLLTRAILAQPPMLIRDGGVIAPGFDEELDQLRDLSSNADRFLLELETRERERTGIPGLKVGYNRVHGYYIEIHRAQAGRAPLDYVRRQTLKDAERYITPELKRFEDQILSSRERSLAREKALYEELLGRLAESLPPLQTSAAGIATLDVIANLAERAESLNWNCPQLTDTASIEIEDGRHPVVEGVIDIPFVANGLRMDARRRMLVITGPNMGGKSTYMRQNALIVLLAHVGSFVPARAATIGPVDRIFSRIGASDDLAGGRSTFMVEMEETANILNNATDQSLVLMDEVGRGTSTFDGLSLAWSCGVELATRIGAYSLFATHYFELTTLPEEYPGIANVHLDAVEHGTSIVFMHALRDGPANQSYGLAVAALAGVPAPVIARARERLRELEEAARRHAEREAVQLSLFPLIAKPEPTPEHPLCAVLRGIDPDSLTPRDALENLYRLKKMVD, encoded by the coding sequence ATGAAAGCGCCTGGCAGCAAGCCGGACTCATCGGTCGACCCCGACGATCTCGCCCAGCATACGCCCGTGATGCAGCACTATCTGCGTCTCAAGGCGGACTACCCGGACCTGCTGCTGTTCTATCGCATGGGGGACTTCTACGAACTCTTTTTCGAGGATGCCGAGCGGGCGGCGCGGCTGCTCGACATTACTCTGACCAAACGCGGCCAGTCCGCCGGGCGCCCGATCCCGATGGCGGGGGTGCCCTATCACACGCTGGAGGGCTATCTCGCCAAGCTGGTGCGCAAGGGCGTCTCGGCGGCAATTTGCGAGCAGATCGGCGACCCGGCCAAGAGCAAGGGTCCGGTGGAACGCCGGGTGACCCGCGTGGTGACGCCCGGCACCCTGACCGACGAGGCATTGCTGGAAGAGCGGCGGGAGAATCTTCTGGCCGCCATCGCGGAGGGCAAGGACGGCTATGGACTGGCGGCGCTGGAACTCTCCAGCGGACGTTTTTCGGTGCTGGAGGTCGCGACCCGCGAGGCGCTGGCCAGCGAGTTGGAGCGGCTCAAGCCGGCCGAGATTCTGGTCGCGGAAGACAGCTCGCTTCCGAGCGATCTGCGCATCGAACACGGCATCGCCCGCCGCCCGGTCTGGCATCTGGATCCGGACAGCGGCGAGCGGCTGCTCTGCCAGCAGTTCGGCACCCGCGACCTGACCGGCTTCGGCTGCGCCAGTCTGCGGTTGGCGGTCGGAGCAGCCGGCTGTCTGCTCCAGTATGTTCGCGACACCCAGTTCGCCGCCCTGCCCCATCTGCGCGGCCTGATCACCGAACAACGCGACGAGGCGCTCATCCTCGACGCCGCGACCCGCCGCAATCTGGAACTCACCGAGAGTCTGAGCGGTCGCGCCGAACACACCCTGGCCGGGGTGCTGGACCGCACGGCCACCGCCATGGGCAGCCGTCTGCTGCGCCGCTGGCTGCATCGCCCGCTGCGCGACCGGATCGCGGTACGCGAGCGCCATTCCGCGATCCGCACGCTGATCGCGGAGGGCAATCTGTCCGACCTGCACCCGACGCTGGCGGGCATCGGCGATCTGGAACGCATCCTCGCGCGCATTGCCCTGGGCACGGCACGCCCACGCGATCTCGCCGTGCTGCGCGATTCGCTCGCGATCTTCCCGGCGTTGCACGACCTGCTGGCCGGCATCGAGGATCCCTTGCTCGCGCGTCTGGATGCCGACATCGGCGAGCATCCCGACACCCGCGATCTGCTCACGCGCGCCATCCTCGCCCAACCGCCGATGCTGATCCGCGACGGCGGGGTGATCGCCCCCGGTTTCGATGAAGAACTGGATCAACTGCGCGACCTGTCGAGCAACGCCGATCGCTTTCTGCTGGAGTTGGAGACCCGCGAACGCGAACGCACCGGCATCCCCGGACTCAAGGTCGGCTACAACCGCGTCCACGGCTATTACATCGAAATCCATCGCGCGCAGGCCGGGCGGGCGCCACTGGATTATGTCCGCCGTCAGACCCTGAAGGACGCGGAGCGGTATATCACCCCCGAACTCAAGCGGTTCGAGGACCAGATTTTGAGCAGCCGCGAGCGGTCGCTGGCGCGCGAGAAGGCGCTCTACGAGGAACTGCTGGGCCGGCTGGCGGAGTCGTTACCCCCCTTGCAGACCAGCGCGGCCGGCATTGCGACACTCGATGTCATCGCGAATCTGGCCGAGCGCGCCGAGTCCCTGAATTGGAACTGCCCGCAACTCACCGACACGGCATCGATCGAGATCGAGGACGGGCGTCATCCGGTGGTCGAGGGCGTCATCGACATTCCCTTCGTCGCCAACGGTCTGCGCATGGACGCCCGGCGGCGGATGCTGGTCATCACCGGCCCCAACATGGGCGGCAAATCCACCTACATGCGCCAGAACGCGCTGATCGTGCTGCTCGCCCATGTCGGAAGCTTCGTCCCGGCGCGCGCCGCGACCATCGGCCCGGTTGACCGCATCTTCTCGCGCATCGGCGCCTCCGACGACCTGGCCGGAGGGCGCTCGACCTTCATGGTGGAGATGGAGGAGACGGCCAATATCCTGAACAACGCCACCGACCAGAGTCTGGTGCTGATGGACGAGGTCGGGCGTGGCACCAGCACCTTCGACGGACTCTCGCTGGCCTGGTCCTGCGGGGTGGAACTCGCGACCCGGATCGGTGCCTACAGCCTGTTCGCGACCCATTATTTCGAGCTGACCACGCTGCCGGAGGAATACCCCGGCATCGCCAACGTCCATCTGGACGCGGTCGAGCACGGCACCTCCATCGTCTTCATGCACGCCTTGCGCGATGGGCCGGCGAATCAGAGTTACGGTCTGGCGGTCGCGGCGCTCGCTGGCGTGCCCGCGCCCGTGATCGCGCGTGCGCGGGAACGGTTGCGTGAACTGGAAGAGGCCGCCCGGCGCCACGCCGAGCGGGAGGCGGTGCAACTGTCGCTGTTTCCGCTCATCGCCAAACCCGAACCGACGCCGGAACATCCGCTGTGTGCCGTACTGCGCGGCATCGACCCCGACAGTCTGACGCCGAGGGATGCACTGGAGAATCTGTATCGGCTCAAGAAAATGGTGGATTAG
- a CDS encoding response regulator: protein MSLSVILADDHPIVLQGLAALFRDVPDIALVGQATDGENAWRLIETYKPEVAILDLSMPGATGIELAARIESAAIGTQVVLLTMYENPFIALDAERAGVAGYVLKDSAFEELLLAVRIVAAGGTFMSAAVQAKLRALRRNGREPTPLSAREREVVKLISHGLSSKEIARALRISPGTVETYRKRLMQKLGLHSASEVVRKAMEEGLI, encoded by the coding sequence ATGTCCTTAAGCGTCATCCTCGCCGACGATCACCCCATTGTCCTCCAGGGGCTTGCCGCACTGTTTCGTGATGTGCCTGACATCGCCCTGGTCGGCCAGGCGACCGACGGTGAGAACGCCTGGCGGTTGATCGAAACCTATAAACCCGAGGTCGCCATCCTGGACCTTTCCATGCCTGGAGCCACCGGCATTGAACTCGCCGCTCGGATCGAATCCGCGGCGATCGGCACCCAGGTCGTGCTATTGACCATGTACGAAAACCCTTTCATCGCGCTTGATGCCGAGCGCGCTGGCGTGGCGGGCTATGTCCTCAAAGACAGCGCATTCGAGGAACTGCTCCTGGCTGTGCGTATCGTCGCCGCTGGCGGAACCTTCATGAGTGCTGCCGTACAGGCGAAATTGCGTGCGCTTCGACGCAACGGGCGGGAGCCCACCCCGCTTTCCGCCAGGGAACGAGAAGTGGTCAAGCTCATATCCCATGGATTGAGCAGCAAAGAGATCGCACGCGCGCTCCGCATCAGTCCTGGCACCGTTGAGACCTACCGCAAGCGGCTCATGCAGAAGCTCGGGCTGCATTCCGCAAGCGAAGTCGTTCGCAAGGCGATGGAAGAGGGCTTGATCTGA
- a CDS encoding YjfB family protein, translating into MEIPSSTTGLATLATSLSQSKLEGAVNVAVLKKAIDIQEQSATQLIQSIPSPTQGLPANVGTQLNVTA; encoded by the coding sequence ATGGAGATTCCCTCCTCGACGACCGGACTCGCCACGCTCGCGACATCCCTGTCACAAAGCAAACTGGAAGGCGCCGTCAACGTCGCGGTGCTGAAAAAAGCGATCGATATCCAGGAGCAATCCGCCACCCAGCTTATCCAAAGCATCCCCAGTCCAACCCAGGGCTTACCCGCGAACGTCGGCACACAACTCAACGTCACGGCGTGA
- a CDS encoding winged helix-turn-helix domain-containing protein, producing MVDTNMEPIPSEVDEAFEILLEEIEEVVNKHFDALASAGSERNITDAKQILERAEKLSDYRQKVSAIRKEWRTLQIVSVEPPATPKQPQPKPQQPTPSGRLARGQRTPEEAFYLAILDSLVEMGGSGPIAAVIDRVHEKMKSRLKEPDLQLLKSTNMPRWRNTAMWARNNLKEEKLMKSDSPFGIWAITEAGKAWAKLEHDKKV from the coding sequence ATGGTTGACACCAATATGGAACCGATACCAAGCGAAGTTGATGAAGCCTTCGAGATTCTTCTGGAAGAGATTGAGGAAGTAGTCAACAAACATTTCGACGCCTTGGCGTCAGCGGGTTCGGAACGCAACATCACGGATGCGAAGCAAATCTTAGAGCGTGCCGAAAAACTCTCCGACTACCGTCAAAAAGTCTCGGCTATCCGCAAAGAATGGCGGACGTTACAGATCGTAAGCGTCGAGCCCCCAGCAACGCCAAAACAACCCCAACCTAAGCCGCAGCAACCTACTCCTTCGGGACGGCTAGCCCGAGGCCAACGAACTCCAGAGGAAGCGTTTTATCTCGCAATCCTCGACAGCCTCGTGGAGATGGGTGGGTCGGGTCCAATCGCAGCCGTTATCGACCGTGTTCACGAGAAGATGAAAAGCCGGCTCAAAGAACCGGATCTCCAGCTTTTGAAGTCAACAAATATGCCAAGGTGGCGTAACACAGCGATGTGGGCACGCAACAATCTTAAAGAAGAAAAGCTCATGAAGTCCGACAGCCCTTTTGGCATCTGGGCAATTACCGAGGCCGGAAAGGCATGGGCCAAATTGGAGCACGATAAAAAAGTGTAG
- the xerD gene encoding site-specific tyrosine recombinase XerD, with amino-acid sequence MIQDERTVIEGFADALWIERGLSANTLAAYQSDLRAFANWIAAERGHGLAAAARSDLLDYLALLSQQGRKPRSTARLVSCLRQFYQYLLRLGLIREDPSARVEAPKLGRPLPKSLSESEVEALLGAPDTQDTRGHRDRTMLEVLYASGLRVTELVTLTPSQVSLTQGVVRIVGKGGKERLVPLGEDACEWLKDYARGPRLDLLGGRVSEYLFPTSRSDCMTRQAFWLLIKRYAILAGVVKPLSPHTLRHAFATHLLNHGADLRVVQMLLGHSDLSTTQIYTHVARERLKQLHARHHPRG; translated from the coding sequence ATGATCCAGGACGAGCGGACAGTCATCGAGGGTTTCGCGGACGCGCTCTGGATCGAGCGGGGCCTGAGCGCGAACACGCTCGCGGCCTATCAGTCCGATCTGCGCGCCTTCGCTAACTGGATCGCGGCAGAACGCGGCCATGGCCTGGCCGCCGCCGCCCGCTCGGATCTGCTGGACTATCTGGCGCTGCTCTCCCAGCAGGGACGCAAACCCCGCTCGACGGCGCGCCTGGTCTCCTGTCTGCGACAGTTCTATCAATATCTTCTGCGCCTGGGTCTGATCCGCGAAGATCCGAGCGCCCGCGTGGAGGCGCCGAAACTGGGCCGCCCGCTGCCCAAGAGTCTGAGCGAGTCCGAGGTCGAGGCGCTGCTGGGCGCACCGGATACGCAGGATACCCGCGGGCATCGTGATCGCACCATGCTGGAGGTGCTCTACGCCAGCGGATTGCGCGTCACCGAGTTGGTCACCCTGACGCCAAGTCAGGTCAGTCTGACGCAGGGCGTCGTGCGCATCGTCGGCAAGGGCGGCAAGGAGCGCTTGGTGCCCTTGGGCGAGGATGCTTGCGAGTGGCTGAAAGACTATGCGCGGGGACCGCGCCTGGATCTGCTCGGGGGGCGTGTCAGCGAGTATCTGTTTCCGACCTCCCGCAGCGACTGCATGACGCGCCAGGCGTTCTGGCTTCTGATCAAGCGTTACGCGATCCTCGCCGGTGTGGTCAAACCGCTGTCTCCGCATACCCTGCGCCATGCCTTCGCCACCCATCTGCTCAATCATGGCGCCGATCTGCGGGTCGTGCAGATGCTGCTCGGTCATAGCGACCTTTCAACCACGCAGATCTATACCCATGTGGCACGGGAGCGGCTCAAGCAGTTGCATGCGCGCCATCATCCCCGAGGTTGA
- a CDS encoding ISAs1 family transposase yields MCDLSVERSIAHHFAPLDEPRSAIQRRHLLSEMIVITIAASFSGADGWVGVETFGQAKEAWLRTFLKLPAGIPSHDTFGRVFALIDPAQFAACFRQWSASVAELIPEEIIAVDGKTLRRSHSRGKGLAALHLVSAWATANRVVLGQVATDAKSNEITAIPRLLEWLKLEGCIVTIDAMGCQTKIAAQIIHQGGDYVLALKGNQETLAAEVEEAFIDADARGYAGVDSAFLETVERGHGRLETRRYQTLGDLSGVPHSASWEAMNMIGMVESRREVAGKVSVETRYFIGSIGTSAARFAHAVRGHWGIENGLHWNLDIAFREDECRVRDPVARENLAVLRHLALSRLKNDGTKLGIQNKRLKAGWDESYLSKLLFESPQRKGDADTSVPANVSSA; encoded by the coding sequence ATGTGCGACTTGAGTGTGGAGCGATCGATTGCGCACCATTTTGCCCCGCTGGACGAGCCGCGCAGCGCGATCCAACGACGGCACCTCTTAAGTGAGATGATCGTGATCACCATCGCGGCGTCCTTCAGTGGCGCCGACGGTTGGGTGGGTGTCGAGACGTTCGGACAGGCCAAGGAGGCGTGGCTGCGCACGTTTCTGAAACTGCCCGCGGGCATTCCGTCGCACGACACCTTCGGGCGGGTGTTTGCGCTCATCGATCCCGCACAGTTTGCCGCCTGCTTTCGCCAATGGAGCGCGTCGGTGGCCGAACTGATCCCCGAAGAGATCATTGCCGTCGATGGCAAGACCCTGCGCCGCTCCCACAGCCGCGGCAAGGGCTTGGCGGCGTTGCACCTGGTCAGTGCCTGGGCGACGGCCAATCGGGTGGTGCTCGGACAGGTCGCCACCGACGCCAAATCCAATGAGATCACGGCCATTCCACGTCTGCTGGAGTGGCTGAAGCTGGAGGGCTGCATCGTCACCATCGACGCCATGGGCTGCCAGACCAAGATTGCCGCGCAGATCATCCACCAGGGAGGGGACTATGTGCTCGCGCTCAAAGGCAACCAGGAAACGCTGGCCGCCGAGGTCGAGGAGGCGTTCATCGACGCCGACGCCAGAGGCTACGCCGGTGTCGATTCGGCATTCCTCGAAACCGTCGAGCGAGGGCATGGTCGTCTCGAAACCCGTCGCTACCAAACCTTGGGCGATCTTTCCGGCGTGCCGCACAGCGCCTCGTGGGAGGCAATGAACATGATCGGCATGGTTGAATCGCGCCGTGAGGTCGCCGGCAAGGTCTCGGTCGAGACCCGCTATTTCATTGGCAGCATCGGCACCAGCGCCGCGCGCTTTGCCCACGCAGTACGCGGTCACTGGGGCATCGAAAACGGGTTGCATTGGAATCTCGATATCGCCTTTCGTGAGGATGAGTGCCGTGTCCGCGATCCGGTGGCGCGCGAGAATCTTGCCGTCCTGCGTCACCTCGCCCTCTCGCGCCTCAAGAATGACGGCACCAAGCTCGGCATCCAGAACAAACGCTTGAAAGCCGGTTGGGACGAGTCCTACCTGTCGAAATTGCTCTTCGAGTCGCCTCAGAGGAAGGGCGACGCTGATACATCGGTACCCGCTAATGTTAGCAGCGCTTGA
- a CDS encoding methylated-DNA--[protein]-cysteine S-methyltransferase, whose product MPHALMTTPFGLIGLRWSADALTGVDLDPLLSRRDDATATPGSCLDLAGRERSEDSMAQEASGEDMRATIMRQLTDYFGRRGVGFDLPLALAGTLFQHRVWALLRAIPAGETRTYGEIARALGTAARAVGQACRANPCPIVVPCHRVVAARGLGGFAGDTSGRRLAIKRWLLHHEGVAECAS is encoded by the coding sequence ATGCCACACGCACTGATGACGACTCCCTTCGGTTTAATCGGTCTCCGCTGGAGCGCCGACGCCTTGACCGGGGTTGACCTGGATCCGCTCCTCTCGCGGCGCGACGACGCAACCGCCACACCCGGATCGTGCCTGGATCTTGCGGGCCGCGAACGCTCGGAGGACAGCATGGCGCAAGAGGCCAGCGGCGAAGACATGCGCGCGACGATCATGCGTCAATTGACGGATTATTTCGGTCGCCGGGGAGTCGGCTTCGACCTGCCGCTCGCGCTTGCCGGAACCCTATTCCAGCACCGTGTCTGGGCGTTGCTGCGTGCCATCCCGGCTGGCGAGACCCGAACCTATGGCGAAATCGCCCGCGCGCTTGGCACCGCCGCCCGCGCGGTGGGCCAGGCTTGTCGCGCGAACCCCTGTCCCATCGTCGTACCCTGTCACCGCGTGGTCGCGGCGCGGGGATTGGGTGGATTCGCGGGCGACACCAGCGGACGTCGGCTCGCCATCAAGCGCTGGTTACTGCATCATGAGGGCGTGGCGGAGTGCGCATCCTGA
- a CDS encoding type II toxin-antitoxin system VapC family toxin, with product MKPVVYVESSVISYLTSRPSRDVVIAGRQAITLDWWENERGRFELRISALVEEEISRGDTSASERRLMMVADIPNVSVSDDAVSLAESLINQKAIPLGSEDDALHVAIAATQGADYLLTWNFKHINNAETKKSIAQIVESVGYVCPQLCSPEELGGSHD from the coding sequence ATGAAACCAGTCGTCTATGTCGAATCTTCGGTAATCAGTTACCTCACCTCACGCCCGAGTCGTGACGTTGTGATTGCCGGACGGCAGGCAATTACACTTGACTGGTGGGAAAATGAAAGGGGACGATTTGAACTGAGAATCTCAGCGTTGGTCGAAGAAGAGATTAGCCGTGGTGATACGTCTGCATCAGAACGTCGGCTTATGATGGTCGCAGACATTCCGAACGTATCCGTTTCCGACGATGCTGTGTCGCTTGCTGAAAGCCTGATTAACCAGAAAGCAATCCCGTTAGGAAGCGAAGACGACGCCCTTCATGTCGCTATTGCGGCAACCCAGGGCGCGGATTATTTACTGACGTGGAATTTCAAACATATCAACAACGCTGAGACCAAGAAATCGATTGCTCAGATTGTAGAGTCTGTTGGCTACGTATGCCCTCAGCTATGTTCTCCAGAAGAACTTGGAGGTAGTCATGATTAA
- a CDS encoding sensor histidine kinase yields MLAELAQDLAFGIRTLRERAATVRAIQRLREETEREVQSRLAMTLHDGIGQTLQALNMDLKQIRANAEDIQPIIKGQLDRLVAESDEALRDLRAVNSELHPSFLDWLPLPDAVRHHCSESAERTDTAIHFHADGTDCVLDQQTRVQCFLAFREALSNALRHAHASRIEVHLRVRPRDRFTLAVVDNGVGIKSLGTGARGSGLGLSIIRDRAAALRGRADVRSRIGRGTLVRICFPVSDGRCQCP; encoded by the coding sequence TTGCTCGCCGAGCTTGCCCAAGACCTCGCATTCGGCATCCGAACCCTGCGCGAGCGTGCCGCCACGGTTCGGGCGATCCAACGACTGCGCGAGGAGACCGAGCGCGAGGTTCAAAGCCGACTCGCCATGACTCTACATGACGGTATCGGTCAAACGCTTCAGGCTCTGAACATGGATCTCAAGCAGATCCGGGCGAACGCGGAAGACATCCAGCCAATCATCAAGGGGCAGTTAGACCGGCTGGTCGCCGAGTCCGATGAGGCGTTGCGCGATCTGCGCGCCGTCAATAGCGAGCTGCATCCATCGTTCCTGGATTGGCTGCCCCTTCCCGATGCCGTGCGGCACCATTGCAGCGAGTCCGCCGAACGCACCGACACCGCCATCCACTTCCATGCCGACGGGACTGATTGCGTCCTGGACCAGCAGACCAGAGTGCAATGCTTCCTCGCTTTCCGTGAGGCATTGAGCAACGCCCTGCGTCACGCGCATGCCAGCCGGATCGAAGTGCATCTTCGCGTCCGCCCACGCGATCGATTCACCCTTGCCGTCGTCGACAACGGAGTTGGCATCAAGTCCCTCGGAACGGGCGCGCGCGGAAGCGGGCTTGGATTGAGCATTATCCGCGATCGGGCCGCCGCCCTGCGGGGCCGGGCCGATGTTCGCAGCCGAATTGGGCGGGGAACACTGGTGCGGATTTGCTTCCCGGTGTCCGACGGACGGTGCCAATGTCCTTAA
- a CDS encoding DsbC family protein — MRRFRDFAFAVASLTLATGALAASPEQTIRDTLEKTVPGIKISHIEPAPIKGLYEVMVGTDLMYVTGDGRYFVNGHIVDLKTREDLTEPRLAEARKLLIDGIGESQMVTFGAADAKHTITVFTDIECGYCRKLHSQIDAYGKEGIRVRYLFFPRAGKGSPAYDEAVSVWCAGDDAARRQAMTDAKAGKTIEAKTCDNPIDAHMALGADLGLRGTPAILTEKGDLIPGYVEPKRLAAELNGGAGS, encoded by the coding sequence ATGAGAAGATTCCGTGATTTTGCCTTTGCCGTGGCGTCCCTGACGCTCGCCACTGGCGCCCTTGCCGCCTCGCCCGAGCAGACCATTCGCGACACCCTGGAAAAGACCGTGCCCGGAATCAAGATCAGCCATATCGAACCGGCTCCGATCAAGGGTCTGTATGAGGTCATGGTGGGCACCGATTTGATGTACGTGACCGGCGATGGGCGTTATTTCGTCAATGGCCATATCGTCGACCTCAAGACCCGCGAGGATCTGACCGAGCCGCGCCTGGCCGAGGCGCGCAAGCTTCTGATCGATGGGATTGGCGAGAGTCAGATGGTGACCTTCGGCGCGGCGGACGCCAAGCACACCATCACCGTCTTTACCGACATCGAGTGCGGGTATTGCCGCAAGCTGCACAGTCAGATCGATGCCTATGGCAAGGAAGGCATCCGTGTCCGCTATCTGTTCTTCCCGCGCGCCGGCAAGGGCAGCCCGGCTTACGACGAGGCGGTTTCCGTCTGGTGCGCTGGCGACGATGCCGCGCGCCGTCAGGCCATGACCGATGCCAAGGCCGGGAAAACGATCGAGGCCAAGACCTGCGATAATCCGATCGACGCGCACATGGCGCTGGGCGCCGATCTCGGGTTGCGCGGCACGCCCGCCATTCTGACCGAGAAAGGCGATCTGATCCCCGGCTACGTGGAGCCCAAACGACTCGCGGCCGAACTCAATGGCGGGGCGGGGAGTTGA